A part of Streptomyces sp. NBC_01497 genomic DNA contains:
- a CDS encoding ThuA domain-containing protein, whose product MHRKRPGARSLLAALTGVLLAGASLGAVPTAAANTASAAVVAAAPAAADPVFQQVTLAKGAAEVGEPMSLAVLPDREVLHTSRDGVLRITDANGTTKVAGTLDVYNHDEEGLQGVGVDPDFAHNRAIYLYYAPKLDTPATDAPETGSAADFAPFDGYNRLSRFTLEADGTLDKASEKKVLDVATSRGICCHVGGDIAFDGEGNLYLSTGDDSNPFASDGYAPIDERPDRNPAFDARRSAGNTNDLRGKILRVKVAADGSYTVPDGNLFAPGTAKTRPEIYAMGFRNPFRMSVDKKTGIVYVGDYGPDAGAASPTRGPGGQVEFARVTRAGNFGWPFCTGNNDPFIDYDFATGTSGAAFDCAAPKNDSPHNTGLVDLPPAQPAWIPYDGGSVPEFGSGSESPMGGPVYRYDPTSTSPVKFPEEYDGNFFAGEFGRQWIKRIEQDGDGTVQKINDFPWTGTQVMDMEFGPDGALYVLDYGLSWFGGDDNSGVYRIENVTGGRAPVAKAVANKTSGAAPLRVAFSSAGTTDPDGDTVSYAWDFGDGARSTEADPTHPYKKNGTYTATLTASDPDGHTATASVQVVVGNTAPKVELTVPSDGALFDFGDTLPFKVTVTDPEDGPVDCAKVTVHYVLGHDNHGHPLTSANGCEGTITAPADADHDPNANIFGVLDAEYTDGGGGGQAPLTTHDEVQLQPRHRQAEHYTDSSGITQQAKTSANGGKTVGDINDGDWISFTPYNLTGAKTLTARISSAGAGGFLEVRTGSADGKILGSAPIPVTGSWDTFQDIDVPLRGVPTKSTKLFLVFKGGEGALYDIDDFRISDQAPGKTEKRILVFSKTAAFRHDAIPEGIAALKELGAQNNITVDTTETAAQFTTNNLARYDAVVFLSTTGDVLNPEQQKAFEYFISTGGGYMGVHAAADTEYDWSFYGGLVGAYFQGHPTPQPVTVRVEDQKNPATAHLPKAWSWNDELYNYRTNPRGSVHVLATLDETTYQGGTMRGDHPISWCQDYQGGRSFYTGLGHTKESYADADFRGMLLGGLKYTTGQVKADCKPQSGYRDLFNGQTLEGWKHAGPGAFDIGGGELHSAGGLGLLWYQAKQFSDYSLKLDWKLDGDDNSGVFVGFPESDDPWSAVDNGYEVQIDATDAPDRTTGSIYTFKAADIKARDRVLRPPGQWNSYEIKVQGERLQVFLNGVKINDFTNKDPARSLKDGYIGIQNHGPDDQAAFRNIQIKELPAPTG is encoded by the coding sequence GTGCACAGAAAACGTCCCGGAGCAAGATCGCTCCTCGCCGCGCTGACAGGCGTCCTGCTCGCCGGCGCGAGCCTCGGCGCCGTACCCACCGCCGCGGCGAACACCGCGTCCGCCGCCGTGGTGGCAGCCGCACCCGCGGCCGCCGACCCGGTCTTCCAGCAGGTGACGCTCGCCAAGGGCGCAGCCGAGGTCGGCGAGCCCATGTCGCTGGCCGTCCTGCCGGACCGCGAGGTGCTGCACACCTCGCGCGACGGGGTCCTGCGGATCACCGATGCGAACGGCACCACCAAGGTCGCCGGCACCCTCGACGTGTACAACCACGACGAGGAGGGCCTGCAAGGCGTCGGCGTGGACCCGGACTTCGCGCACAACAGGGCGATCTACCTCTACTACGCGCCGAAGCTCGACACCCCGGCCACCGACGCGCCCGAGACCGGCTCGGCCGCCGACTTCGCTCCCTTCGACGGCTACAACCGGCTCTCCCGGTTCACCCTCGAAGCGGACGGCACCCTCGACAAGGCCAGCGAGAAGAAGGTCCTCGACGTCGCGACCTCGCGCGGCATCTGCTGCCACGTCGGCGGTGACATCGCCTTCGACGGCGAGGGCAACCTCTACCTGTCGACCGGCGACGACTCCAACCCGTTCGCCTCCGACGGCTACGCACCCATCGACGAACGCCCCGACCGCAACCCGGCGTTCGACGCCCGGCGCAGCGCGGGCAACACCAACGACCTGCGCGGCAAGATCCTGCGCGTCAAGGTCGCCGCCGACGGGTCGTACACCGTGCCCGACGGCAACCTCTTCGCCCCCGGCACCGCGAAGACGCGTCCCGAGATCTACGCGATGGGCTTCCGCAATCCGTTCCGGATGTCCGTCGACAAGAAGACCGGCATCGTCTACGTGGGCGACTACGGCCCCGACGCGGGCGCCGCGTCCCCGACCCGGGGCCCAGGCGGCCAAGTGGAGTTCGCCAGGGTCACCCGGGCGGGCAACTTCGGCTGGCCGTTCTGCACGGGGAACAACGACCCGTTCATCGACTACGACTTCGCGACCGGGACGTCGGGCGCGGCCTTCGACTGCGCCGCGCCGAAGAACGACTCGCCGCACAACACCGGCCTGGTCGATCTGCCGCCCGCACAGCCGGCCTGGATCCCGTACGACGGTGGCAGCGTCCCCGAGTTCGGCAGCGGCTCCGAGTCGCCGATGGGCGGCCCCGTCTACCGCTACGACCCCACCTCCACCTCGCCCGTGAAGTTCCCCGAGGAGTACGACGGGAACTTCTTCGCCGGTGAGTTCGGCCGTCAGTGGATCAAGCGGATCGAGCAGGACGGCGATGGCACCGTCCAGAAGATCAACGACTTCCCGTGGACCGGCACCCAGGTCATGGACATGGAGTTCGGCCCCGACGGCGCCCTCTACGTCCTCGACTACGGGCTCTCCTGGTTCGGCGGGGACGACAACTCGGGCGTCTACCGCATCGAGAACGTCACCGGCGGGCGGGCGCCCGTCGCCAAGGCTGTCGCCAACAAGACGTCGGGCGCCGCCCCGCTGCGGGTCGCGTTCTCCTCCGCGGGCACCACGGACCCCGACGGCGACACCGTCTCCTACGCGTGGGACTTCGGCGACGGGGCCCGCTCGACCGAGGCGGACCCGACGCACCCGTACAAGAAGAACGGCACCTACACGGCGACGCTCACCGCCTCCGACCCCGACGGCCACACCGCCACCGCCTCCGTCCAGGTGGTCGTCGGCAACACCGCGCCGAAGGTCGAACTGACCGTGCCGTCCGACGGCGCCCTGTTCGACTTCGGTGACACACTGCCCTTCAAGGTCACCGTCACCGATCCGGAGGACGGACCGGTCGACTGCGCGAAGGTGACCGTCCACTACGTGCTCGGGCACGACAACCACGGCCATCCGCTCACCTCCGCCAACGGCTGCGAGGGCACCATCACGGCGCCGGCCGACGCCGACCACGACCCCAACGCCAACATCTTCGGTGTACTGGACGCCGAATACACTGACGGCGGTGGCGGCGGTCAGGCCCCGCTGACCACCCACGACGAGGTGCAGCTCCAGCCCCGCCACCGGCAGGCCGAGCACTACACCGACTCCTCGGGCATCACCCAGCAGGCCAAGACCAGCGCGAACGGCGGCAAGACCGTCGGCGACATCAACGACGGCGACTGGATCTCCTTCACGCCCTACAACCTGACCGGCGCGAAGACCCTGACCGCGCGGATCTCCTCCGCCGGCGCGGGCGGTTTCCTCGAAGTGCGCACCGGCTCGGCGGACGGGAAGATCCTCGGCTCCGCACCGATCCCCGTCACCGGCAGCTGGGACACCTTCCAGGACATCGACGTGCCCCTGCGCGGTGTGCCCACGAAGTCCACGAAGCTGTTCCTCGTCTTCAAGGGCGGCGAGGGTGCGCTCTACGACATCGACGACTTCCGCATCAGCGACCAGGCGCCAGGGAAGACCGAGAAGCGGATCCTCGTCTTCTCCAAGACCGCCGCGTTCCGGCACGACGCCATCCCCGAGGGCATCGCCGCGCTGAAGGAACTCGGCGCGCAGAACAACATCACCGTCGACACCACGGAGACGGCCGCCCAGTTCACCACGAACAACCTCGCCCGGTACGACGCGGTCGTCTTCCTCTCCACCACCGGTGACGTGCTCAACCCCGAGCAGCAGAAGGCGTTCGAGTACTTCATCTCCACCGGCGGCGGCTACATGGGCGTCCACGCGGCGGCCGACACCGAGTACGACTGGTCCTTCTACGGCGGCCTGGTCGGCGCCTACTTCCAGGGCCACCCGACGCCCCAGCCCGTGACCGTACGGGTCGAGGACCAGAAGAACCCGGCGACGGCGCACCTGCCGAAGGCCTGGAGCTGGAACGACGAGCTGTACAACTACCGCACCAACCCGCGCGGCAGCGTTCACGTCCTCGCCACCCTGGACGAGACCACCTACCAGGGCGGCACGATGCGCGGCGACCACCCGATCAGCTGGTGCCAGGACTACCAGGGCGGCCGGTCCTTCTACACCGGTCTCGGACACACCAAGGAGTCCTACGCGGACGCGGACTTCCGCGGCATGCTGCTCGGCGGCCTGAAGTACACGACGGGCCAGGTCAAGGCCGACTGCAAGCCCCAGAGCGGATACCGGGACCTCTTCAACGGCCAGACGCTGGAGGGCTGGAAGCACGCGGGTCCCGGAGCGTTCGACATCGGCGGCGGCGAACTGCACTCGGCGGGCGGCCTCGGCCTCCTGTGGTACCAGGCGAAGCAGTTCTCGGACTACTCGCTGAAGCTGGACTGGAAGCTCGACGGCGACGACAACTCCGGCGTATTCGTGGGCTTCCCCGAGTCGGACGACCCCTGGTCGGCGGTCGACAACGGGTACGAGGTGCAGATCGACGCGACCGACGCGCCGGACCGCACCACCGGCTCGATCTACACCTTCAAAGCGGCGGACATCAAGGCGCGCGACCGCGTGCTGCGCCCGCCCGGCCAGTGGAACAGCTACGAGATCAAGGTCCAGGGCGAACGTCTCCAGGTCTTCCTGAACGGCGTGAAGATCAACGACTTCACCAACAAGGACCCCGCGCGCAGCCTGAAGGACGGCTACATCGGGATCCAGAACCACGGGCCCGACGATCAGGCGGCGTTCCGCAACATCCAGATCAAGGAACTGCCCGCGCCGACCGGCTGA
- a CDS encoding sugar phosphate isomerase/epimerase family protein codes for MSRPFALFTGQWADLPLEEVCRLARDFGYDGLELACWGDHFEVDKALADPGYLAGRHQLLEKYGLKCWAVSNHLVGQAVCDAIIDERHQDILPGRVWGDGDPEGVRQRAAAEIKDTARAAAAFGVDTVIGFTGSAIWHLVAMFPPVPPRMIERGYEDFAERWNPILDVFDAEGVRFAHEVHPGEIAYDYWTTHRALEAVGHRPAFGLNFDPSHFVWQDLDPVAFLYDFRDRIYHVDCKEARKRLDGRNGRLGSHLPWGDPRRGWDFVSAGHGDVPWEDVFRMLRSIGYEGPVSVEWEDAGMDRLAGAPEALRDLKRFDFDPPSASFDAAFGGGR; via the coding sequence ATGTCACGTCCGTTCGCCCTGTTCACCGGGCAGTGGGCCGACCTGCCGCTGGAGGAGGTGTGCCGGCTCGCCCGGGACTTCGGTTACGACGGTCTCGAACTCGCCTGCTGGGGCGACCACTTCGAGGTCGACAAGGCCCTCGCCGACCCGGGTTACCTGGCCGGCAGGCACCAGCTGCTGGAGAAGTACGGCCTGAAGTGCTGGGCGGTCTCCAACCACCTCGTCGGGCAGGCCGTCTGCGACGCGATCATCGACGAACGCCACCAGGACATCCTGCCCGGCCGCGTCTGGGGGGACGGGGACCCGGAGGGGGTCCGGCAGCGCGCCGCGGCCGAGATCAAGGACACCGCGCGGGCCGCGGCGGCCTTCGGTGTGGACACCGTCATCGGCTTCACCGGCTCGGCGATCTGGCACCTGGTGGCGATGTTCCCGCCGGTCCCGCCCCGCATGATCGAGCGCGGGTACGAGGACTTCGCCGAGCGGTGGAACCCGATCCTCGACGTGTTCGACGCGGAGGGTGTCCGCTTCGCCCACGAGGTGCACCCGGGCGAGATCGCGTACGACTACTGGACCACGCACCGTGCGCTCGAAGCGGTCGGCCACCGCCCCGCGTTCGGGCTGAACTTCGACCCGAGCCACTTCGTGTGGCAGGACCTGGACCCGGTCGCCTTCCTCTACGACTTCCGGGACCGGATCTACCACGTCGACTGCAAGGAGGCCCGCAAGCGGCTCGACGGGCGCAACGGCCGGCTCGGCTCCCACCTGCCGTGGGGCGACCCGCGGCGCGGCTGGGACTTCGTCTCGGCCGGCCACGGCGACGTGCCGTGGGAGGACGTCTTCCGGATGCTGCGCTCCATCGGCTACGAGGGCCCCGTTTCGGTGGAGTGGGAGGACGCGGGTATGGACCGGCTCGCCGGGGCGCCCGAGGCGCTGCGCGACCTGAAGAGGTTCGACTTCGACCCGCCGAGCGCGTCGTTCGACGCGGCCTTCGGCGGCGGCCGGTAG
- a CDS encoding Gfo/Idh/MocA family protein, translating into MARTRAPESQAGAPPTLGVGMVGYAFMGAAHSQGWRTAGHVFDLPLRPRLAAVCGRDEAAVRDAAARLGWAAVETDWRALIARDDVQLVDVCTPGDSHAEIAIAALEAGKHVLCEKPLANSVAEAEEMTRAAEEARARGQLAMVGFNYRRVPAVAYARTLIGQGRLGLLRHVRVTYLQDWLVDPDFPLTWRLSREYAGSGALGDLGAHIVDLVQYLAGEPIAGVSALSETFVKERPVLSGASSGLTGGGGATLGPVTVDDAAVFTGRLASGALASFEATRFAAGRKNALKLEINGSAGSLAFDLERLNELSFHDHTEPATTAGFRRILVTEPQHPYLEAWWPPGHALGYEHTFIHQVRDLVEAVANGTDPAPSFADGLQVQRVLAAVERSAANNALYTPVPAPPAPAPAAPVGAAVAATTGQA; encoded by the coding sequence ATGGCCCGCACACGAGCACCGGAGTCACAGGCCGGTGCGCCGCCGACACTGGGCGTCGGCATGGTCGGATACGCGTTCATGGGCGCCGCCCACTCCCAGGGGTGGCGCACCGCGGGCCATGTGTTCGACCTGCCGCTGCGGCCCCGGCTCGCCGCGGTGTGCGGCCGGGACGAGGCCGCCGTGCGCGACGCGGCGGCGCGGCTCGGCTGGGCGGCGGTGGAGACCGACTGGCGCGCGCTGATCGCCCGTGACGACGTCCAGTTGGTGGACGTGTGTACACCGGGGGACAGCCACGCCGAGATCGCGATCGCGGCGCTGGAGGCGGGCAAGCACGTGCTGTGCGAGAAGCCGCTCGCCAACTCGGTGGCCGAGGCTGAGGAGATGACCAGGGCCGCCGAAGAGGCACGTGCGCGCGGTCAGTTGGCGATGGTCGGCTTCAACTACCGCAGGGTGCCCGCGGTGGCGTACGCCCGGACCCTGATCGGGCAGGGCAGGCTCGGCCTGCTGCGGCACGTGCGGGTCACCTATCTCCAGGACTGGCTGGTCGACCCGGACTTCCCGCTGACCTGGCGGCTCAGCCGCGAGTACGCGGGCTCCGGCGCCCTCGGCGACCTCGGAGCCCACATCGTCGACCTGGTGCAGTACCTGGCGGGCGAGCCGATCGCGGGCGTCTCCGCACTGTCGGAGACCTTCGTCAAGGAGCGTCCCGTGCTCAGCGGGGCCTCCTCGGGACTGACCGGGGGCGGGGGCGCCACCCTGGGACCGGTGACCGTCGACGACGCGGCGGTGTTCACGGGCCGGCTGGCCTCGGGGGCACTGGCCTCCTTCGAGGCCACCCGGTTCGCGGCCGGCCGCAAGAACGCGCTGAAGCTGGAGATCAACGGCTCCGCCGGGTCGCTCGCCTTCGACCTGGAGCGGCTCAACGAGCTGTCCTTCCACGACCACACAGAGCCGGCCACCACCGCGGGCTTCCGCCGCATCCTCGTCACCGAGCCGCAGCACCCGTACCTGGAGGCCTGGTGGCCACCGGGGCACGCCCTCGGCTACGAGCACACGTTCATCCACCAGGTGCGCGACCTGGTGGAGGCCGTCGCGAACGGGACCGACCCGGCCCCGTCGTTCGCCGACGGCCTCCAGGTCCAGCGCGTGCTCGCGGCCGTCGAGCGGAGCGCCGCGAACAACGCGCTCTACACGCCCGTACCGGCCCCGCCCGCGCCCGCGCCCGCCGCGCCCGTCGGCGCGGCCGTGGCCGCCACGACCGGCCAAGCCTAG
- a CDS encoding substrate-binding domain-containing protein, with the protein MSETSRRGLLFGTAAIGAGALLTACTSNEPEAKASTTAKQPAADDKPGKHVTIGFAGPQADHGWLNAINVQAKQRAQSYSDVTFVPTEGSNDTAVQIGQIDTLINKKVDVLVVLPGDGKALTQAGLKAMRAGIPVINLDRVFDTPQAYRCWIGGDNYGMGLNAGHYIGEKLKGKPDAKVIELAGIDNLELTRQRTQGFDDALKTYPNIRKVARQAADFTVESGQAKMAQLLQAQKQFDAVWNHDDDQGVGALRAIDQAGRDGFLMVGGAGAKSAMDHIKADDGVLKATVLYPPSMAASAIDLARALGQAKGISGISEAEIPTQVAVFSAVVDKTNIDQYLPTGFN; encoded by the coding sequence ATGTCTGAGACGAGCCGCAGAGGACTGCTGTTCGGCACCGCAGCGATCGGCGCGGGTGCCCTCCTCACCGCATGCACCAGCAACGAGCCCGAGGCGAAGGCGTCGACGACGGCGAAGCAGCCCGCCGCCGACGACAAGCCCGGCAAGCACGTCACCATCGGATTCGCCGGGCCGCAGGCCGACCACGGCTGGCTCAACGCCATCAACGTGCAGGCCAAGCAGCGCGCGCAGTCCTACTCCGACGTCACCTTCGTGCCGACGGAGGGCTCCAACGACACGGCCGTGCAGATCGGCCAGATCGACACACTGATCAACAAGAAGGTCGACGTCCTCGTGGTCCTGCCGGGCGACGGCAAGGCGCTCACCCAGGCGGGTCTGAAGGCGATGCGCGCCGGCATCCCGGTGATCAACCTGGACCGCGTCTTCGACACCCCGCAGGCGTACCGGTGCTGGATCGGCGGCGACAACTACGGCATGGGCCTCAACGCCGGCCACTACATCGGCGAGAAGCTGAAGGGCAAGCCGGACGCCAAGGTCATCGAGCTGGCCGGCATCGACAACCTGGAACTGACCAGGCAGCGCACCCAGGGGTTCGACGACGCGCTGAAGACGTACCCCAACATCAGGAAGGTGGCCCGCCAGGCGGCCGACTTCACCGTCGAGTCCGGGCAGGCCAAGATGGCCCAGCTGCTGCAGGCGCAGAAGCAGTTCGACGCGGTGTGGAACCACGACGACGACCAGGGCGTGGGCGCCCTGCGGGCCATCGACCAGGCGGGCCGTGACGGCTTCTTGATGGTGGGCGGCGCCGGCGCCAAGTCGGCCATGGACCACATCAAGGCGGACGACGGCGTCCTGAAGGCGACGGTCCTCTACCCGCCGAGCATGGCGGCCTCCGCCATCGACCTGGCGAGGGCGCTCGGCCAGGCGAAGGGCATCAGCGGCATCTCCGAGGCGGAGATCCCCACGCAGGTCGCGGTCTTCTCGGCCGTCGTCGACAAGACCAACATTGACCAGTACCTGCCCACCGGCTTCAACTGA
- a CDS encoding ABC transporter permease — protein MTQPASEAQQGGADAVPATDPPPARVATAPRPPGRGGGAGGGPRALGLRFDARSLSLLGVLAALVVVGGITKPDEFLAVSNLQLVLTQASVIGVVTVGATFVITSGGIDLSVGAIVALSSVWATTVATQSYGFAGIAFTALLVGLGCGLVNGVLIAYGRMVPFIATLAMLASARGLALQLTDGKTQVVNVQSVLDLGSRDSYVLGVPPLVLVFAGVTVVGWLVLNRTTFGRRSVAVGGNPEAARLAGLDVRRQRLYLYLLSGLCCGIAAFLLVVLSGSGQNTNGNLYELDSIAAAIIGGTLLSGGRGTIVGSVLGVLVFTTITNIFALNNLQTDVQQIAKGVIIVAAVLVQRRSARPGEA, from the coding sequence ATGACACAGCCTGCCTCCGAGGCACAGCAGGGCGGGGCCGACGCCGTACCCGCCACCGATCCGCCGCCCGCGCGGGTGGCCACCGCACCACGGCCGCCCGGCAGGGGTGGCGGCGCGGGGGGCGGTCCGCGGGCGCTCGGCCTGCGCTTCGACGCGCGCAGCCTGTCCCTGCTCGGTGTGCTCGCCGCGCTCGTCGTGGTCGGCGGCATCACCAAGCCGGACGAGTTCCTCGCCGTCAGCAACCTCCAACTCGTCCTCACGCAGGCATCGGTGATCGGAGTGGTGACCGTCGGTGCCACCTTCGTCATCACCAGCGGGGGCATCGACCTGTCCGTCGGCGCGATCGTCGCGCTCTCGTCGGTCTGGGCGACCACCGTCGCCACCCAGAGCTACGGCTTCGCCGGGATCGCCTTCACCGCCCTGCTGGTGGGACTCGGCTGCGGCCTCGTCAACGGTGTGCTCATCGCGTACGGCCGGATGGTGCCGTTCATCGCCACCCTGGCGATGCTCGCCTCCGCACGCGGCCTCGCCCTCCAGCTGACCGACGGCAAGACCCAGGTGGTGAACGTCCAGTCCGTACTGGACCTCGGCTCCCGGGACTCCTACGTGCTCGGCGTCCCGCCGCTCGTGCTGGTCTTCGCGGGCGTCACCGTCGTGGGGTGGCTGGTCCTGAACCGGACCACCTTCGGGCGGCGCAGCGTCGCGGTCGGCGGGAACCCCGAGGCGGCGCGGCTCGCCGGCCTCGACGTGCGCAGGCAGCGGCTCTACCTCTACCTGCTGTCCGGGCTGTGCTGCGGCATCGCGGCCTTCCTGCTGGTCGTGCTCTCCGGATCGGGCCAGAACACCAACGGCAACCTGTACGAACTCGACTCGATCGCCGCGGCCATCATCGGCGGCACCCTGCTCAGCGGGGGACGCGGCACCATCGTCGGCTCCGTCCTCGGGGTGCTGGTGTTCACCACCATCACCAACATCTTCGCCCTGAACAACCTCCAGACGGACGTGCAGCAGATCGCCAAGGGTGTGATCATCGTCGCCGCCGTACTGGTCCAGCGCAGGAGCGCGCGCCCAGGCGAGGCATGA
- a CDS encoding sugar ABC transporter ATP-binding protein — translation MAPAPPDPALLTMSGITKTFPGVRALDGVELSVLPGEVHCLLGQNGAGKSTLIKVLAGAHQPDDGVITWQGEQVTLKSPTAAMRLGIATIYQELDLVEGLSVAENVFLGHEPTTAGFVVRGREARRRATALLKRLGHPEIPPGRPVGDLSAAQRQIVSMARALSHDVRLIVMDEPSAALDPDEVDNLFRVVATLVADGVAVVYISHRLEEIRRIGDRVTVLKDGRTVAVGLPAKRTPTAEVVTLMTGRAVENTFPDRPTAARPVHAEPLLRVEGLSRQGEFAPLDLELRTGEIVGLAGLVGSGRSEILETVYGARRPTTGRVLVDGKPLRPGSVRSAVRAGLGLAPEERKAQGLLMLESVTGNVTVSTLSRFSRGGWLDRSAERAAAHTATRELSLRPDNPDAAVRTLSGGNQQKAVLARWLLRGCRVLLLDEPTRGVDVGARAELYAVIRRLADEGLAVLLVSSEVPEVLGLADRVLVLREGRVVHRAPAGELDEHRVLDLVMEGSPTP, via the coding sequence GTCCTCCCGGGCGAGGTCCACTGCCTCCTCGGCCAGAACGGCGCCGGGAAATCCACCCTGATCAAGGTCCTGGCCGGGGCCCACCAGCCGGACGACGGTGTGATCACCTGGCAGGGCGAGCAGGTCACCCTCAAGTCGCCGACCGCGGCCATGCGCCTCGGCATCGCGACCATCTACCAGGAACTCGACCTGGTCGAGGGCCTGTCGGTGGCCGAGAACGTCTTCCTCGGCCATGAACCCACCACCGCCGGCTTCGTGGTCAGGGGACGCGAGGCCCGGCGCCGGGCCACCGCCCTGCTGAAGCGGCTCGGCCATCCGGAGATCCCGCCGGGCCGGCCGGTGGGCGACCTGTCGGCGGCGCAGCGTCAGATCGTCTCCATGGCCCGCGCGCTCTCCCACGACGTCCGGCTGATCGTCATGGACGAGCCGTCCGCCGCGCTCGACCCCGACGAGGTCGACAACCTCTTCCGGGTCGTGGCGACCCTCGTGGCGGACGGCGTCGCCGTCGTGTACATCTCCCACCGCCTGGAGGAGATCCGGCGCATCGGCGACCGTGTCACCGTCCTCAAGGACGGCAGGACCGTCGCCGTGGGCCTGCCCGCCAAGCGGACGCCCACCGCCGAGGTCGTCACCCTGATGACCGGCCGCGCCGTGGAGAACACCTTCCCCGACCGGCCGACGGCCGCCCGGCCGGTCCACGCCGAGCCGCTGCTGCGGGTCGAAGGCCTCAGCAGGCAGGGCGAGTTCGCACCGCTGGATCTCGAACTGCGGACCGGGGAGATCGTGGGGCTGGCCGGTCTGGTCGGCTCGGGACGCTCGGAGATCCTGGAGACGGTCTACGGGGCGCGCAGACCCACCACGGGCCGCGTCCTCGTGGACGGGAAGCCGCTGCGCCCCGGGAGTGTGCGCTCCGCCGTGCGCGCCGGGCTCGGCCTCGCGCCCGAGGAGCGCAAGGCACAGGGCCTGCTGATGCTCGAATCCGTCACCGGCAACGTGACGGTGTCGACGCTGTCCCGCTTCTCGCGGGGCGGCTGGCTCGACCGGTCCGCCGAACGCGCCGCGGCACACACCGCCACCAGGGAACTGTCCCTGCGCCCCGACAATCCCGACGCGGCGGTGCGCACCCTTTCCGGGGGCAACCAGCAAAAGGCGGTCCTCGCCCGCTGGCTGCTGCGCGGCTGCCGCGTCCTGCTGCTCGACGAACCGACCCGTGGCGTGGACGTCGGCGCGCGTGCCGAGCTCTACGCCGTGATCCGCCGGCTGGCCGACGAGGGCCTCGCCGTTCTGCTCGTCTCCAGCGAGGTGCCGGAAGTGCTGGGTCTCGCGGACCGGGTGCTGGTGCTGCGCGAGGGCCGCGTCGTGCACCGGGCGCCGGCCGGAGAGCTGGACGAGCACCGCGTACTCGACCTTGTGATGGAAGGGAGCCCGACGCCATGA